In Pseudomonas sp. ADAK18, a single window of DNA contains:
- a CDS encoding polysaccharide deacetylase family protein, protein MKFFALTSALLALVLSLSGCISAPIALTPQTEQRLQAQAPIRFLLTFDDGPSASGYNNPSRSVVTDLANNPVLPGIKAVFFLQTEASRSGGNPRGRKTMEREYAAGHILAFHTATAFHTNHRWLNDAELERTLTQGATDIASITGAPPTLVRPPFWNYDRRTFAAYQRHGMHVLLTDLSANDGKIWGFNGSPRRRANLYRQLSVVRERIALGELPTVDGVIPVVVTFHDINRYTARHLQEYLQILMDSARATGVHTAAEPFYTDHAALQRAAMARTVADINEVVHLPGVWNWVWDADSH, encoded by the coding sequence ATGAAATTCTTCGCCCTTACCTCCGCCCTGCTTGCCCTTGTCTTGAGCCTCAGCGGCTGCATCAGCGCCCCCATCGCCCTGACACCACAGACCGAACAACGCCTGCAAGCTCAGGCACCGATCCGTTTTCTGCTGACCTTCGATGATGGCCCCAGTGCCTCGGGCTATAACAACCCGAGCCGTTCGGTGGTCACTGATCTAGCGAACAATCCGGTGTTGCCAGGCATCAAAGCGGTATTTTTCCTGCAGACCGAAGCGTCCCGCTCAGGCGGCAACCCCCGGGGTCGCAAGACTATGGAACGTGAATACGCAGCTGGACATATCCTGGCGTTCCACACCGCCACGGCCTTTCATACCAACCACCGCTGGCTGAACGACGCGGAGCTTGAACGCACCCTCACTCAGGGCGCGACCGATATTGCCTCGATCACCGGCGCGCCGCCCACCCTGGTACGCCCGCCGTTCTGGAACTACGACCGACGCACCTTCGCCGCCTACCAGCGCCACGGCATGCACGTATTGCTGACGGACTTAAGCGCCAATGACGGCAAAATCTGGGGCTTCAATGGCAGCCCGCGTCGACGGGCCAATCTGTATCGGCAACTGTCGGTGGTACGCGAGCGCATCGCCCTGGGAGAGTTGCCGACGGTGGACGGCGTGATACCGGTGGTCGTGACGTTCCACGACATCAACCGCTACACCGCGCGGCATCTGCAGGAGTACTTGCAGATCCTGATGGACAGCGCTCGCGCGACCGGAGTGCATACCGCCGCCGAACCGTTCTACACGGACCACGCGGCATTGCAGCGGGCCGCCATGGCCCGCACAGTGGCTGACATCAATGAGGTAGTACATTTGCCCGGTGTGTGGAATTGGGTATGGGACGCCGACTCCCACTGA
- a CDS encoding OprD family porin — translation MSTLPARHLLLATVVASLALPAMAEEHGFLEDASANLNLRNFFFNRNYTNPTKAQGGAQEWTQSFILDAKSGFTQGTVGFGVDVLGLYSLKLDGGRGTGGTQLLPLDHDGRPADDFGRLGVAFKARLSKTELKVGEWMPVLPILRSDDGRSLPQTLRGGQITSKEIDGLTLYGGQFRANSPRDDSSMTDMSMFGKTAFTSDRFNFQGAEYAFNDKRTQVGVWNAQLKDIYSQQYLNLIHSQPVGDWTLGANLGFFYGKDDGSARAGSLDNKTWSGLFSAKYGGNTFYVGLQKLTGNSAWMRVNGTSGGTLANDSYNASYDNAQEKSWQVRHDYNFAALGVPGLTVMNRYISGSNVHSGIVTDGKEWGRESEVAYTVQSGTLKNLNLRLRNSSMRRDYNNNEFDENRLIVSYPISLL, via the coding sequence ATGAGCACCCTCCCCGCCCGCCACTTGCTGTTGGCCACCGTCGTCGCCAGCCTCGCGCTTCCGGCTATGGCTGAAGAACACGGTTTCCTGGAAGACGCCAGCGCCAACCTGAACCTGCGCAATTTCTTCTTCAATCGCAATTACACCAACCCGACCAAGGCCCAGGGCGGTGCGCAGGAGTGGACGCAAAGTTTCATTCTCGACGCCAAGTCAGGCTTTACCCAAGGCACGGTTGGCTTCGGCGTGGACGTGTTGGGGTTGTACTCGTTGAAACTGGATGGTGGGCGAGGCACTGGCGGCACTCAGTTGTTGCCGCTGGACCATGACGGACGGCCTGCCGATGACTTCGGCCGCCTGGGGGTGGCGTTTAAAGCCCGGCTATCGAAGACCGAACTCAAGGTCGGCGAATGGATGCCGGTGCTACCGATCCTACGTTCCGATGACGGTCGCTCGCTGCCGCAAACCTTGCGCGGCGGGCAGATCACCTCCAAAGAGATCGACGGCCTGACCCTCTACGGTGGCCAGTTCCGCGCCAACAGCCCGCGGGACGACAGCAGCATGACCGACATGTCGATGTTCGGTAAAACAGCGTTCACCTCGGACCGCTTCAACTTCCAGGGCGCGGAATACGCCTTCAATGACAAGCGCACACAGGTCGGGGTGTGGAACGCCCAACTCAAAGACATCTACAGCCAGCAATACCTCAACCTGATCCACAGCCAGCCTGTGGGCGACTGGACCCTGGGCGCCAACCTCGGGTTCTTCTACGGCAAGGACGACGGCAGCGCCCGCGCTGGCAGCCTGGACAACAAGACCTGGTCCGGCCTGTTCTCGGCCAAATACGGTGGCAACACCTTCTACGTTGGCCTGCAAAAACTCACTGGAAACAGCGCTTGGATGCGCGTCAACGGCACCAGCGGCGGCACCCTGGCCAACGACAGCTACAACGCCAGCTATGACAACGCCCAAGAGAAATCCTGGCAAGTGCGCCACGACTACAACTTTGCGGCCCTCGGTGTTCCCGGCCTGACGGTGATGAACCGCTATATCAGCGGCAGTAACGTACACAGCGGCATCGTGACCGACGGCAAAGAATGGGGCAGGGAAAGCGAAGTGGCCTACACCGTGCAAAGCGGCACCTTGAAAAACCTCAACCTACGGCTGCGCAATTCCAGCATGCGCCGCGACTACAACAACAACGAGTTTGATGAAAACCGGTTAATCGTCAGCTATCCGATAAGTCTGCTGTAA
- the pcaC gene encoding 4-carboxymuconolactone decarboxylase, with protein sequence MDEKQRYADGLQVRREVLGDAHVDRSLNALTEFNAEFQEMITRHAWGDIWTRPGLPRHTRSLITIAMLIGMNRSEELKLHLRAAASNGVTRAEIKEVLMQSAIYCGIPAANATFHLAESVWDELGVESLD encoded by the coding sequence GTGGACGAGAAACAACGTTACGCCGACGGCCTGCAGGTGCGTCGCGAGGTGCTGGGTGACGCGCATGTCGACCGTAGCCTGAATGCCCTGACCGAGTTCAATGCCGAGTTTCAGGAAATGATCACCCGTCATGCCTGGGGTGATATCTGGACCCGCCCGGGCTTGCCCCGGCACACCCGTAGCCTGATCACCATCGCCATGCTGATCGGCATGAACCGCAGTGAAGAGCTGAAGCTGCACCTGCGGGCCGCCGCCAGCAACGGCGTGACGCGAGCTGAGATCAAGGAAGTGCTGATGCAGAGCGCGATCTACTGCGGGATTCCGGCGGCCAATGCGACGTTTCATCTGGCGGAATCGGTGTGGGATGAGTTGGGGGTTGAGTCGCTGGATTGA
- a CDS encoding MFS family transporter: MTTKTSHYTGEERSKRIFAIVGASSGNLVEWFDFYVYAFCAIYFAPAFFPSDDPTVQLLNTAGVFAAGFLMRPIGGWLFGRVADKHGRKNSMMISVLMMCAGSLVIAFLPTYKDIGAWAPALLLVARLFQGLSVGGEYGTTATYMSEVALKGQRGFFASFQYVTLIGGQLLAVLVVVILQQILTEDELRAWGWRIPFVIGAIAAVISLLLRRTLKETTSKEMREDKDAGSIAALFRDHKAAFITVLGYTAGGSLIFYTFTTYMQKYLVNTAGMHAKTASYIMTGALFFYMCMQPVFGMLADKIGRRNSMLWFGALGTLFTVPILLTLKTVTSPFLAFVLITLALAIVSFYTSISGLVKAEMFPPQVRALGVGLAYAVANAIFGGSAEYVALGLKTIGMENTFYWYVTGMMAVAFLFSLRLPKQAAYLHHDL; encoded by the coding sequence ATGACAACAAAAACGAGTCACTACACCGGAGAAGAGCGCAGCAAACGGATTTTTGCCATCGTCGGTGCGTCCTCCGGCAACTTGGTCGAGTGGTTCGACTTCTACGTCTATGCCTTCTGCGCCATCTATTTTGCCCCGGCGTTTTTCCCGTCGGATGACCCCACGGTCCAACTGCTCAACACCGCCGGTGTATTCGCCGCCGGCTTCCTGATGCGTCCCATCGGTGGCTGGCTGTTTGGCCGGGTGGCCGACAAACACGGTCGCAAAAATTCGATGATGATCTCGGTGCTGATGATGTGCGCCGGCTCGCTGGTTATCGCCTTTTTGCCCACCTATAAAGACATCGGCGCCTGGGCCCCGGCCCTGCTGTTGGTGGCTCGGCTGTTCCAAGGGCTTTCGGTAGGCGGCGAATACGGCACCACCGCGACCTACATGAGTGAGGTCGCCCTCAAGGGCCAGCGCGGTTTCTTCGCTTCGTTCCAGTACGTCACCTTGATCGGCGGGCAATTGCTGGCAGTGTTGGTGGTAGTGATCCTGCAACAGATCCTGACCGAAGACGAACTGCGAGCCTGGGGCTGGCGGATTCCATTCGTGATCGGCGCCATTGCGGCGGTGATTTCGCTGTTGCTGCGCCGCACGCTGAAAGAAACCACTAGCAAGGAAATGCGTGAAGACAAAGACGCCGGCAGCATTGCCGCGTTGTTCCGCGACCACAAGGCCGCCTTCATCACCGTACTTGGATACACCGCTGGCGGTTCGCTGATTTTCTACACCTTTACCACCTACATGCAGAAGTACCTGGTGAACACCGCCGGGATGCACGCCAAGACGGCCAGCTACATCATGACCGGCGCGCTGTTCTTCTATATGTGCATGCAACCGGTGTTCGGCATGTTGGCGGACAAGATCGGCCGACGTAATTCGATGCTGTGGTTCGGCGCCCTGGGTACGCTGTTTACCGTGCCCATCCTGCTGACCTTGAAAACTGTCACTAGCCCGTTCCTGGCCTTTGTGCTGATCACCCTGGCGCTGGCCATTGTCAGTTTCTATACCTCCATCAGCGGCCTGGTGAAAGCGGAAATGTTCCCGCCACAAGTGCGTGCGTTGGGTGTGGGCCTGGCGTATGCGGTGGCTAACGCGATTTTCGGTGGTTCGGCGGAATACGTCGCACTGGGGCTGAAAACGATCGGTATGGAAAACACCTTCTATTGGTATGTCACCGGCATGATGGCGGTGGCCTTCCTGTTCAGCTTGCGCCTGCCGAAACAGGCGGCGTATTTGCACCACGATCTGTAA
- a CDS encoding 3-carboxy-cis,cis-muconate cycloisomerase, producing the protein MTLRTSNQLFDAYFTANSMAEVFCDQGRLQGMLDFEAALARAEAQVGVIPQAAVAPIAQACLASLYDVDALGEAIATAGNSAIPLVKALGKLIASEDAGAERYVHLGATSQDVMDTGLVLQLRNAVALIESDLSRLGEILAAQAVRYAAIPLAGRTWLQHATPVTLGMKIAGWLGAVTRSRQRLTQLKPRLLVLQFGGASGTLAALGEQAMPVAEALAAELQLSLPEQPWHTQRDRLVEFASVLGLIAGSLGKLGRDISLLMQTEAAEVFEPSAPGKGGSSTMPHKRNPVGAAVLISAATRVPGLVATMFNAMPQEHERSLGLWHAEWETLPQICRLVSGALHQALLVSEGLEVDAERMARNLDLTQGLVLAEAISIVLAQRLGRETAHHLLEQCCKRAVAEHRHLRAVLADEPQVTAELSPAELDRLLDPAHYLGQARTWVARAVAEHVALIA; encoded by the coding sequence ATGACATTGCGCACGAGCAATCAGTTGTTCGACGCCTATTTCACGGCCAATAGCATGGCCGAGGTGTTCTGCGATCAGGGGCGCCTGCAGGGCATGCTGGATTTTGAAGCCGCGCTGGCTCGGGCCGAGGCTCAGGTGGGGGTGATTCCGCAAGCGGCCGTCGCGCCCATTGCCCAGGCATGCCTGGCTTCACTCTACGATGTTGATGCCCTTGGCGAGGCGATTGCCACGGCGGGGAATTCTGCAATTCCGTTGGTCAAGGCGCTGGGCAAGCTGATTGCCAGTGAAGATGCCGGCGCCGAACGTTATGTGCACTTGGGCGCCACCAGCCAGGATGTGATGGACACCGGCCTGGTGCTGCAATTGCGCAATGCCGTGGCGCTGATCGAAAGCGACCTGTCACGTCTGGGGGAAATCCTTGCGGCACAGGCGGTACGTTACGCCGCGATTCCATTGGCCGGCCGCACTTGGTTGCAGCATGCGACGCCCGTCACCTTGGGCATGAAAATCGCTGGCTGGCTGGGCGCGGTGACCCGCAGCCGACAACGTCTCACGCAGCTCAAACCGCGCTTGCTGGTGCTGCAATTTGGCGGTGCCTCCGGAACCCTGGCGGCGTTGGGCGAACAGGCGATGCCCGTGGCCGAAGCGTTGGCCGCCGAGCTGCAACTGAGCTTGCCGGAGCAACCTTGGCACACCCAGCGTGATCGTCTGGTGGAGTTTGCCTCGGTACTCGGTTTGATCGCTGGCAGCCTGGGCAAATTGGGCCGGGATATCAGCCTGCTGATGCAAACCGAAGCAGCGGAAGTGTTCGAGCCATCGGCTCCCGGCAAAGGTGGGTCCTCGACCATGCCCCACAAACGCAATCCGGTGGGCGCCGCTGTGTTGATCAGCGCCGCGACCCGCGTTCCCGGTCTGGTGGCGACGATGTTCAACGCCATGCCCCAGGAACACGAGCGCAGCCTGGGCCTGTGGCACGCGGAATGGGAAACCCTGCCGCAGATTTGCCGGCTGGTGTCCGGTGCCTTGCATCAGGCGTTACTGGTGAGCGAAGGCTTGGAGGTGGACGCTGAACGCATGGCGCGAAACCTCGACCTGACGCAAGGTCTGGTACTGGCCGAAGCGATCAGTATCGTCCTCGCCCAGCGCCTGGGCCGTGAAACTGCGCACCATTTATTGGAGCAGTGCTGCAAGCGTGCAGTTGCCGAACATCGCCATCTGCGTGCGGTGCTCGCCGATGAGCCACAAGTGACTGCCGAACTGTCGCCCGCTGAACTCGATCGCCTGCTGGACCCAGCGCATTACTTGGGCCAGGCCCGAACCTGGGTCGCCCGCGCGGTTGCCGAACATGTTGCATTGATTGCCTGA
- the adeC gene encoding AdeC/AdeK/OprM family multidrug efflux complex outer membrane factor — protein MSKSLLSLAVTAFVLSGCSLIPDYQRPEAPVAAQFPQGPAYSSAQAPGQAAAEQGWKQFFHDPALQQLIQTALVNNRDLRVAALNIDAYAAQYRIQRADLFPAVSANGSSSRQRTPANMSSTGSETITSSASVTLGVSSYELDLFGRVRSLSEEALQKYFATEEARRSTQISLVASVANAYLTWQADKELLKLTQDTLGAYEESYRLTSRSNEVGVASALDLSQSRTSVESARVQLARYTRQVAQDENSLTLLLGTGLPANLVSRPLADDLLSEVPAGLPSDLLQRRPDILQAEYNLKAANANIGAARAAFFPSISLTANAGTLSPDLGGLFKGGSGTWSFAPQINIPIFNAGSLRASLDYSKIQKEINVATYEKAIQTGFQEVSDGLTARATYNQQLQAQRDFVSANQDYYRLAERRYRIGVDSNLTFLDAQRQLFSAQQTLITDRLAQLTSEVTLYKALGGGWNEQTAKNEPLKEEAPKLKLF, from the coding sequence ATGAGCAAGTCGCTACTTTCCCTGGCAGTTACGGCATTCGTGCTTAGTGGCTGCTCGCTGATACCTGACTATCAGCGCCCCGAAGCGCCGGTGGCCGCGCAGTTCCCGCAGGGGCCGGCGTATTCGTCGGCCCAGGCACCGGGCCAGGCCGCTGCCGAGCAAGGCTGGAAGCAGTTTTTCCATGACCCTGCCCTGCAACAGCTGATCCAGACTGCATTGGTGAACAACCGTGACCTTCGTGTCGCGGCCCTGAACATCGACGCCTACGCTGCCCAGTACCGCATCCAGCGCGCTGACCTGTTCCCGGCGGTTTCGGCCAATGGCAGCAGCAGTCGCCAGCGTACGCCGGCGAATATGTCGTCAACCGGTTCGGAGACCATCACCAGTTCGGCATCGGTCACCCTCGGCGTCAGCTCCTATGAACTCGACCTGTTCGGTCGGGTTCGCAGCCTGAGCGAAGAAGCGCTGCAGAAGTACTTTGCCACCGAAGAGGCTCGCCGCAGCACGCAGATCAGCCTGGTGGCCAGCGTGGCCAACGCCTACCTGACCTGGCAGGCCGACAAGGAACTGCTGAAACTGACCCAGGACACCCTGGGTGCCTACGAGGAGAGCTATCGGCTCACCTCTCGCAGCAACGAAGTCGGCGTGGCCTCGGCTCTGGACTTGAGTCAGTCACGTACCTCGGTGGAAAGCGCCCGGGTCCAACTGGCGCGCTACACCCGCCAGGTGGCGCAGGACGAAAACAGCCTGACCCTGCTACTGGGCACCGGCCTGCCGGCAAACCTTGTCAGCCGCCCATTGGCTGATGACCTGTTGAGCGAAGTACCGGCCGGTCTGCCTTCGGACCTGCTGCAACGTCGTCCCGACATCCTGCAAGCCGAGTACAACCTCAAGGCTGCCAACGCCAACATTGGCGCGGCACGGGCTGCGTTCTTCCCGAGCATCAGCCTGACGGCCAACGCCGGCACCCTGAGCCCGGACCTCGGCGGCCTGTTCAAAGGCGGCTCGGGCACCTGGTCGTTTGCGCCGCAGATCAACATTCCGATCTTCAACGCCGGCAGCCTGCGTGCCAGCCTGGATTACTCGAAAATCCAGAAAGAGATCAACGTCGCGACCTACGAGAAAGCGATCCAGACTGGCTTCCAGGAAGTCTCCGACGGCCTGACAGCACGCGCGACCTACAACCAACAGTTGCAGGCCCAGCGTGATTTCGTCTCCGCCAACCAGGACTACTACCGTCTGGCCGAGCGCCGCTACCGCATTGGTGTCGACAGCAACCTGACCTTCCTCGACGCCCAGCGCCAGTTGTTCAGTGCCCAGCAAACGCTGATCACCGACCGCCTGGCACAGCTGACCAGCGAAGTGACTTTGTATAAAGCGCTGGGTGGTGGCTGGAACGAACAGACGGCGAAAAATGAGCCGTTGAAAGAAGAAGCGCCGAAGTTGAAGTTGTTCTGA
- the pcaH gene encoding protocatechuate 3,4-dioxygenase subunit beta, producing MSDKPGYRRPQAGTQPDYLHPAYQSTNLRSPSKPLVFLPHSLSEITGPTIGAEYLQENDNDLTAQHVGEPQGERIIIHGRVLDENGLPVPGILVEIWQANAAGRYNHKRDVHDAPLDPNFTGTGRTVTDADGWYQFQTIKPGAYPWGNHHNAWRPAHIHFSLFGPSVLTRLVTQMYFPGDPLLAYDPIYNCVPDTSAKERLIASFDLENTIAHYALGYRWDIVLRGRDATPMEK from the coding sequence ATGAGTGACAAGCCCGGTTACCGGCGCCCGCAAGCGGGTACTCAGCCTGACTACCTGCACCCGGCCTACCAGTCGACGAACCTGCGTTCGCCGTCCAAGCCGTTGGTGTTTCTGCCCCATTCCTTGTCGGAAATTACCGGCCCGACTATTGGTGCCGAATACCTGCAAGAAAACGACAACGACCTGACCGCCCAACACGTTGGCGAGCCTCAGGGCGAACGCATCATCATTCATGGCCGCGTGCTGGATGAAAACGGCTTGCCCGTTCCCGGCATCCTGGTGGAAATCTGGCAGGCTAACGCTGCTGGTCGCTACAACCACAAGCGCGATGTGCACGACGCGCCCCTGGACCCGAACTTCACCGGCACCGGCCGCACCGTCACTGACGCTGATGGTTGGTACCAGTTTCAGACCATCAAGCCCGGCGCCTACCCGTGGGGCAACCACCACAATGCCTGGCGCCCGGCGCACATTCACTTCTCGCTGTTCGGCCCCAGTGTGCTGACGCGTCTGGTGACCCAGATGTATTTCCCTGGCGACCCGCTGCTGGCCTACGACCCGATCTACAACTGCGTCCCGGACACATCCGCCAAGGAGCGCTTGATTGCCAGTTTCGACCTGGAAAATACCATTGCGCACTATGCCCTCGGCTACCGCTGGGACATCGTCCTGCGCGGCCGCGATGCCACGCCGATGGAGAAATGA
- the pcaG gene encoding protocatechuate 3,4-dioxygenase subunit alpha, whose protein sequence is MTLNATTSHTVGPYYHIGLTWLNREDLTVTETLGERVAITGQVVDGNGDFVNDAMLEVWQANAAGKYDHPEDEQDKALDPHFEGFGRVPVDAEGRFRFTTIKPGSVPGLKGTTQAPHLVVLVFARGLVKHLLTRIYFDGDAANGDDPLLACVPQERRRTLIAKADTTGAYQWNVILQGTDEETVFFDY, encoded by the coding sequence ATGACCCTCAACGCGACTACGTCCCACACCGTCGGGCCCTATTACCACATCGGCCTGACCTGGCTGAACCGCGAAGACCTGACCGTTACCGAAACCCTGGGCGAGCGCGTGGCGATCACCGGGCAAGTGGTGGACGGCAATGGCGACTTCGTCAACGACGCCATGCTGGAAGTCTGGCAGGCCAATGCTGCGGGTAAGTATGACCACCCGGAGGATGAGCAGGACAAAGCGCTGGACCCGCACTTTGAAGGTTTTGGTCGGGTGCCAGTGGACGCCGAAGGGCGGTTTCGGTTCACCACGATCAAGCCGGGCAGTGTGCCGGGGTTGAAAGGTACGACCCAGGCGCCGCATTTGGTGGTGCTGGTGTTTGCCCGTGGGCTGGTGAAGCATTTGTTGACGCGGATTTATTTTGACGGTGACGCGGCGAATGGGGATGACCCGTTGTTGGCGTGTGTTCCGCAAGAGCGGCGGCGGACGTTGATTGCCAAGGCGGATACGACCGGTGCGTATCAGTGGAATGTGATCTTGCAGGGCACAGACGAAGAGACAGTGTTCTTTGATTATTGA
- a CDS encoding M91 family zinc metallopeptidase, which yields MVIPGVSQNSNHPISNHPITAPTENSASNPIIIQSPVLQEADAFFTPRSKLTTDQNYVEKYPTYTNSTPLLNDSNIKITHKTTWETPKTPGHINRDNVLQIETGEKSDIIKVSASSGNDIHLEVNGIHYRLKINNHEDYPESLHIKSKGGDDQIRVDPRVTIPITIEGGRGRDRIETLGSGDTRVYGGSGDDDITLGSGDSYAEGNSGNDTMRGGTGKTVMYGNNGNDVMFSGSGSKGTFSYMDGGNGNDIMVSESPMNLMHGGAGADLMYGKGPTTFYTGRGRDTVLANNASDKIYADAGDRIARVAGSTLRQVEISNAGHKGLNIEGSDKFKQQVQDDLEFFRNSPTAQKMLNELDQAAERNGSPINIRETTGRHNYSFTNNFTREHDKQLKDYDDIAESPLLGFVQGNTKGSVATGATIHNNPGFIFREPPAISLYHEMSHAYNGANGTFLPGMTEGEPNGERQAVGLETSAPAFDFDNNPSTPRTTSNPKPFTENALREETGFPRRNSYFLSDGE from the coding sequence ATGGTAATCCCAGGCGTTTCACAAAATTCAAACCACCCCATCTCAAATCACCCCATTACAGCACCAACTGAAAACTCAGCATCAAACCCCATAATTATTCAAAGCCCAGTACTGCAAGAAGCTGACGCTTTTTTCACACCACGTTCAAAACTAACCACAGACCAAAACTACGTAGAGAAATATCCTACCTATACAAACTCCACCCCCCTACTTAATGACAGCAACATAAAAATAACCCACAAAACCACATGGGAAACGCCCAAAACTCCCGGACATATAAATAGAGACAATGTTCTTCAAATTGAAACAGGTGAAAAATCTGACATCATAAAAGTCAGCGCTTCTTCGGGCAACGATATTCACCTGGAAGTCAATGGCATTCATTACAGATTAAAAATCAATAACCACGAAGACTACCCGGAATCACTGCACATCAAGTCAAAAGGTGGCGATGACCAGATCAGGGTTGATCCTCGCGTGACTATCCCTATTACCATTGAGGGCGGCAGGGGCCGAGACCGGATTGAAACCCTTGGCAGTGGTGACACCCGTGTCTATGGTGGTTCGGGAGATGACGACATAACATTGGGTAGCGGTGACAGCTATGCCGAAGGTAATAGCGGCAACGACACAATGAGGGGTGGGACCGGCAAAACCGTTATGTATGGCAATAACGGCAACGACGTGATGTTCTCCGGCTCCGGCAGCAAGGGAACCTTCAGTTATATGGATGGCGGCAACGGCAACGATATCATGGTCAGTGAAAGTCCCATGAATCTGATGCATGGTGGCGCCGGTGCAGATTTGATGTACGGAAAAGGACCGACCACTTTCTACACTGGTCGAGGTCGAGACACCGTCTTGGCAAATAATGCCAGCGATAAGATCTACGCCGACGCAGGTGATCGGATCGCCAGGGTTGCCGGTTCTACACTAAGACAAGTTGAAATAAGCAATGCCGGCCACAAAGGCTTGAACATTGAAGGTTCAGACAAGTTCAAGCAGCAAGTCCAGGACGACCTTGAATTTTTCAGAAACTCGCCGACGGCACAAAAGATGCTGAATGAGTTGGACCAGGCCGCCGAACGCAACGGCTCTCCCATCAATATCCGAGAAACCACGGGGCGCCATAACTATTCATTTACCAATAACTTCACAAGAGAGCATGACAAACAACTAAAAGATTATGACGATATCGCAGAGTCCCCCCTGCTAGGGTTCGTCCAAGGCAATACGAAGGGCTCGGTAGCAACTGGCGCAACGATACATAACAATCCAGGTTTTATCTTCCGAGAACCTCCGGCCATTAGCCTCTACCATGAAATGAGCCACGCCTATAACGGCGCCAATGGCACATTTTTACCAGGCATGACCGAAGGGGAGCCAAATGGGGAGCGACAGGCGGTTGGGTTGGAGACGAGTGCACCCGCCTTTGATTTTGACAACAACCCTTCGACTCCCCGCACCACAAGCAACCCCAAACCGTTTACTGAGAACGCACTCCGTGAAGAAACGGGCTTTCCACGGCGTAACTCTTACTTTCTCTCTGATGGGGAGTGA
- the pcaD gene encoding 3-oxoadipate enol-lactonase, protein MGFVQLADGELNYQLDGPEGAPVLMLSNSLGTDLHMWDTQIPAFTQYFQVLRFDTRGHGKSLVTEGPYSIEQLGQDVLALLDALHIERAHFCGLSMGGLIGQWLGINAGERLRRLVVCNTAAKIGTPEVWNPRIEMVLRDGPAAMVALRDASIARWFTADFAEANPGQATLITDMLAATSPQGYAANCAAVRDADFREQLSSIKTPTLVIAGTEDAVTPPSGGHFIQAHVKGAEYAEFYAAHLSNVQAGAAFSDRVLEFLLAR, encoded by the coding sequence GTGGGATTTGTACAACTCGCCGATGGCGAACTGAACTACCAACTGGATGGCCCTGAAGGTGCGCCGGTATTGATGCTGTCCAACTCGTTGGGTACGGACCTGCATATGTGGGATACCCAGATTCCGGCCTTCACCCAGTATTTTCAGGTACTGCGTTTCGACACCCGTGGGCATGGCAAATCCCTGGTCACCGAGGGTCCCTACAGCATCGAACAACTGGGCCAGGATGTTTTGGCGCTGCTGGATGCGCTGCATATCGAACGGGCGCATTTCTGTGGGCTGTCCATGGGTGGTCTGATTGGGCAGTGGTTGGGCATCAACGCCGGTGAACGCCTCAGGCGTCTGGTGGTGTGCAATACGGCGGCGAAGATCGGTACACCTGAGGTGTGGAACCCTCGGATTGAGATGGTCCTGCGCGATGGCCCAGCAGCGATGGTCGCGTTGCGCGATGCCTCGATTGCCCGCTGGTTTACCGCCGATTTTGCTGAGGCCAATCCTGGCCAGGCCACGTTGATCACCGACATGCTCGCGGCCACATCGCCTCAAGGTTATGCCGCCAACTGTGCGGCGGTACGTGACGCCGATTTCCGTGAGCAGTTATCGTCGATCAAGACGCCGACGCTGGTGATTGCCGGTACCGAAGACGCGGTCACGCCGCCGTCCGGTGGGCACTTTATCCAGGCGCATGTAAAAGGTGCCGAGTACGCCGAGTTTTACGCCGCGCACCTCTCCAACGTGCAAGCCGGTGCCGCGTTCAGCGACCGGGTGCTGGAATTTCTGTTAGCCCGCTGA